The following proteins come from a genomic window of Corallococcus sp. NCRR:
- a CDS encoding flagellar assembly protein FliH, protein MPPYRLQSLLDMREKAKEEAEQAFSDAVKALAKEEQEQARLEAELERRKKERKAKVQEYFQQIMAKGAGINGMNMMGRFEERLKDDEAQVALQIEHQKEVVRTAGRLVEQRRMLMAEAAKELKAIEKNKEKFVKQVKKERQDREELQQEEIGSALFLARQRK, encoded by the coding sequence ATGCCCCCGTACCGGTTGCAGTCACTGCTGGACATGCGTGAGAAGGCGAAGGAGGAGGCCGAGCAGGCCTTCTCCGACGCCGTCAAGGCGCTGGCGAAGGAAGAGCAGGAGCAGGCGCGCCTGGAGGCGGAGCTGGAGCGCCGCAAGAAGGAGCGCAAGGCCAAGGTCCAGGAGTACTTCCAGCAGATCATGGCCAAGGGCGCCGGCATCAACGGCATGAACATGATGGGCCGCTTCGAGGAGCGTCTGAAGGACGACGAAGCCCAGGTCGCCCTCCAGATTGAACACCAGAAGGAGGTCGTCCGGACGGCGGGCCGCCTGGTGGAGCAGCGCCGCATGCTGATGGCCGAGGCCGCCAAGGAGCTCAAGGCCATCGAGAAGAACAAGGAGAAGTTCGTCAAGCAGGTGAAGAAGGAGCGCCAGGACCGGGAGGAGCTCCAGCAGGAGGAGATCGGCAGCGCCTTGTTCCTGGCCCGCCAGCGCAAGTAA
- the sctN gene encoding type III secretion system ATPase SctN yields MAIDLSRYYDLIKEASLVRVRGRVTELTGLVIKASVPNVRIGELVLIKNRQRGLMKSEVVGFVGDEVMLMPLGELYGIGPDSECIPTGRPLTIKCGDGLLGRVLNGIGEPMDGLPLEGENLVDWPVDRDCPDPFTRQRIERPLPLGVRCIDGLLTVGEGQRVGLFAGSGVGKSTLMGQIARNTQADLSVVALIGERGREVREFIEDAMGEEGMKRAVLVCATSDQPALVRLRAAYVATAIAEYFRERGGNVLFMLDTVTRLARSQRDIGLAIGEPPARQGYPPSVFSMLPRILERTGNSAKGKCTAIYTCLVAGGDMEDPIADEVRGILDGHFILNRELGARNQWPAMDVLQSLSRVMSGIVSKEHKKAAGKLRETLATYEKQRDLILLGAYQAGADPRTDYAIEKYDAIIDFLKQDTHSNSPYEETVEQLINLFAD; encoded by the coding sequence ATGGCCATCGACCTCTCGCGCTACTACGACCTCATCAAGGAAGCGTCCCTCGTTCGGGTGCGCGGTCGCGTCACGGAGCTGACGGGGCTCGTCATCAAGGCGAGCGTGCCGAACGTGCGCATCGGCGAGCTGGTGCTCATCAAGAACCGCCAGCGTGGCCTGATGAAGTCGGAGGTCGTGGGCTTCGTGGGCGACGAGGTGATGCTCATGCCCCTGGGCGAGCTGTACGGCATCGGTCCGGACAGCGAGTGCATCCCCACGGGGCGTCCCCTCACCATCAAGTGCGGTGACGGGCTCCTGGGCCGCGTGCTCAACGGCATCGGCGAGCCCATGGACGGCCTGCCCCTGGAGGGGGAGAACCTGGTCGACTGGCCCGTGGACCGCGACTGCCCGGACCCCTTCACCCGCCAGCGCATCGAGCGGCCGCTGCCCCTGGGCGTGCGCTGCATCGACGGGCTGCTCACCGTGGGCGAGGGCCAGCGCGTGGGTCTCTTCGCCGGCTCCGGCGTCGGTAAGTCCACGCTGATGGGCCAGATTGCCCGCAACACGCAAGCCGACTTGAGCGTCGTGGCGCTCATCGGCGAGCGTGGTCGCGAGGTCCGCGAGTTCATCGAGGACGCCATGGGCGAGGAGGGCATGAAGCGCGCCGTGCTGGTGTGCGCCACGTCCGACCAGCCCGCCCTCGTGCGTCTGCGCGCCGCCTACGTCGCCACGGCCATCGCGGAGTACTTCCGTGAGCGCGGCGGCAACGTGCTGTTCATGCTCGACACGGTGACGCGTCTGGCGCGCTCCCAGCGCGACATCGGCCTCGCCATCGGTGAGCCTCCGGCGCGCCAGGGCTACCCGCCCAGCGTCTTCTCCATGCTGCCGCGCATCCTCGAGCGCACGGGCAACTCGGCGAAGGGCAAGTGCACCGCCATCTACACCTGCCTCGTGGCCGGCGGTGACATGGAGGACCCCATCGCCGACGAGGTCCGAGGTATCTTGGACGGCCACTTCATCCTCAACCGTGAATTGGGCGCGCGAAACCAGTGGCCCGCCATGGACGTGCTCCAGAGCCTCAGCCGTGTGATGAGCGGCATCGTCAGCAAGGAGCACAAGAAGGCCGCGGGCAAGCTGCGCGAGACGCTCGCCACCTACGAGAAGCAGCGCGACCTCATCCTGCTGGGCGCCTACCAGGCCGGCGCGGACCCCCGCACGGACTACGCCATCGAGAAGTACGACGCCATCATCGACTTCCTCAAGCAGGACACCCACTCCAACTCTCCGTACGAGGAGACCGTGGAGCAGCTCATCAACCTGTTCGCGGACTGA
- a CDS encoding FliH/SctL family protein, producing the protein MAIGKVIKGDGLAESVVVATSERPALRPPRGGVMNAEVFEARQGAQGIIEEAQRERERILAEAQREKEELFAKAKELGRQEGIAQATELLLRAKIQAGEMLTSQEQDIIALSLRMAEKILGRDLEREPELLVDMCAAAIENLRNARAMVLRVHPKTATVLRAKRPQLMELIGRTVDLAIKEDPEVAPVGCIVQTEYGTVDAQLPTQLEMLQNLLQPDTGRKSGPP; encoded by the coding sequence ATGGCGATCGGCAAGGTAATCAAGGGGGACGGGTTGGCGGAGTCGGTGGTCGTCGCCACGTCCGAGCGACCGGCGCTGCGTCCGCCGCGCGGCGGCGTGATGAACGCCGAGGTCTTCGAGGCACGCCAGGGCGCGCAGGGCATCATCGAGGAGGCCCAGCGCGAGCGTGAGCGCATCCTCGCCGAGGCCCAGCGCGAGAAGGAGGAGCTCTTCGCCAAGGCGAAGGAGCTGGGCCGTCAGGAGGGCATCGCCCAGGCGACGGAGCTGCTGCTGCGCGCGAAGATTCAGGCCGGGGAGATGCTCACCTCCCAGGAGCAGGACATCATCGCGCTGTCGTTGAGGATGGCGGAGAAGATCCTCGGCCGCGACCTGGAGCGCGAGCCGGAGCTGCTGGTGGACATGTGCGCCGCGGCCATTGAAAACCTCCGCAACGCGCGCGCCATGGTCCTGCGCGTGCATCCGAAGACGGCCACGGTGCTGCGCGCCAAGCGCCCGCAGTTGATGGAGCTCATCGGCCGCACGGTGGACCTGGCCATCAAGGAGGACCCGGAGGTCGCTCCCGTGGGCTGCATCGTCCAGACGGAGTACGGCACCGTGGACGCGCAACTGCCCACCCAACTGGAGATGCTCCAGAACCTCCTGCAGCCGGACACCGGTCGCAAGAGCGGCCCTCCCTGA